The following is a genomic window from Candidatus Hydrogenedentota bacterium.
GTCAGTTGTCACCGATCTTATTGAATAACCTTGGTCACGACGCCCGCGCCCACGGTGCGGCCGCCTTCGCGGATCGCGAAGCGCAATTCCTCGTTCATCGCGATCGGGGTAATCAGTTCCGCCGTGATCCGGATGTTGTCGCCGGGCATC
Proteins encoded in this region:
- the tuf gene encoding elongation factor Tu (EF-Tu; promotes GTP-dependent binding of aminoacyl-tRNA to the A-site of ribosomes during protein biosynthesis; when the tRNA anticodon matches the mRNA codon, GTP hydrolysis results; the inactive EF-Tu-GDP leaves the ribosome and release of GDP is promoted by elongation factor Ts; many prokaryotes have two copies of the gene encoding EF-Tu); its protein translation is MPGDNIRITAELITPIAMNEELRFAIREGGRTVGAGVVTKVIQ